One genomic segment of Nitrosopumilus sp. includes these proteins:
- a CDS encoding PAC2 family protein, producing MLPRIRIREIKPVNLEGGYLIDGFPSVGFSSAIASESMIHTSNFDVAAVIDSDFFPPISIVKNGMPSYPTRIFVNNDLKVGVFLSYLTLDQSFHRIAAKTMLKWATKHKIGLILSSVAIKSKDGDGEMIGVGNTDSARKKIKDAGLKVLEHGTIPGIPGILLNEGIMTGQDVIVIIFHTSGSGPDFKSSADLCNAMSKLIPGASCNISALQSEAEKAELIMKATQVEAGNLKDSMYM from the coding sequence TTGCTACCTAGAATAAGAATCAGAGAAATTAAACCAGTGAATTTAGAAGGAGGATATCTAATCGATGGATTTCCATCAGTTGGGTTTAGCAGTGCAATTGCTTCTGAATCGATGATTCACACATCAAATTTTGATGTAGCTGCAGTAATTGATTCGGATTTTTTCCCTCCCATTAGCATTGTTAAAAATGGAATGCCAAGTTATCCTACAAGGATTTTTGTGAATAATGATTTGAAAGTCGGAGTATTTCTGTCATATCTTACGCTAGATCAATCATTTCATAGAATTGCAGCTAAAACAATGTTAAAGTGGGCAACTAAACACAAAATAGGATTAATTCTAAGCAGTGTTGCAATAAAATCAAAAGATGGGGATGGAGAAATGATAGGTGTTGGAAACACTGACTCTGCAAGAAAAAAAATCAAAGATGCAGGATTAAAGGTACTAGAACATGGAACTATTCCAGGCATACCTGGAATTTTATTAAATGAAGGAATCATGACAGGACAGGATGTAATAGTGATTATTTTTCACACTAGCGGTAGTGGACCTGATTTCAAATCAAGTGCAGATCTTTGTAATGCAATGTCTAAATTAATTCCAGGGGCATCATGCAATATTTCAGCATTACAAAGTGAAGCAGAGAAAGCTGAACTAATCATGAAGGCAACTCAAGTGGAAGCAGGGAATCTCAAAGATTCAATGTACATGTAA
- a CDS encoding carbon-nitrogen hydrolase family protein — MVKLGIVQTSSCKTNKEGILRISKILKNLGQKETDIVCLPEQWLKQNEIVSLDDEFSDFKKIAKDYSMTIIPGAFYESVKNTKTIVSPIIGPEGEIIGKQEKIHPFDYEREIIKPGNEAKIFNTACKFGVIICYDMVFPNVANTLVKKGAQVLFSPSRIVRRGITPWQMYVQVRALENRIPILAANVENQRFGGNSIIIDLKENNKIVTTKMSKIQGECGITKEFNLVKYEKSRKTRFSDAKKFQ, encoded by the coding sequence ATGGTAAAACTAGGAATAGTTCAAACATCATCATGCAAAACAAACAAGGAAGGGATTTTGAGAATCTCCAAGATTTTAAAAAATTTAGGACAAAAAGAGACAGATATTGTGTGCCTACCAGAACAATGGCTAAAACAAAATGAGATCGTTTCGTTGGATGATGAATTTTCAGATTTTAAAAAAATTGCAAAAGATTATTCCATGACTATCATTCCAGGGGCATTTTATGAGTCTGTAAAAAACACAAAAACTATTGTTTCGCCAATTATTGGGCCTGAGGGAGAAATTATTGGGAAGCAAGAGAAAATACATCCTTTTGACTATGAACGAGAGATTATCAAGCCTGGAAATGAGGCTAAAATCTTCAACACAGCCTGTAAATTTGGAGTGATAATTTGTTATGACATGGTTTTTCCAAATGTTGCAAACACACTTGTAAAAAAAGGAGCCCAAGTCCTATTCTCACCAAGCAGAATTGTTAGGAGAGGCATCACTCCATGGCAAATGTATGTACAGGTCAGAGCACTTGAGAATCGAATTCCAATTCTAGCAGCAAATGTAGAAAATCAAAGATTTGGAGGCAATAGTATCATCATAGATTTGAAGGAAAATAACAAAATAGTAACAACAAAAATGTCTAAAATTCAAGGTGAATGTGGCATTACTAAAGAATTCAATTTAGTAAAGTACGAGAAAAGTAGAAAAACTAGATTTAGTGACGCAAAAAAGTTTCAGTAA
- a CDS encoding DNA-binding protein, whose protein sequence is MFVGTKPIMTYVSATLTQLSTQPTVTIKARGKRITQAVDVSQMIVKRMDSVGYVISDVRISSDSLTSQDGKQRNVSTMEIDISKN, encoded by the coding sequence ATCTTTGTCGGTACCAAACCTATAATGACTTATGTCTCAGCAACATTAACTCAACTATCTACACAACCAACTGTTACCATCAAAGCACGTGGAAAAAGAATTACTCAAGCTGTGGATGTTTCACAAATGATTGTTAAAAGAATGGATTCTGTTGGATATGTAATCAGTGATGTAAGAATTTCATCAGATTCTCTTACATCTCAAGATGGAAAACAAAGAAATGTCTCTACAATGGAAATTGACATTTCAAAAAACTAA
- a CDS encoding deoxyhypusine synthase, with amino-acid sequence MIEPGRPVKDIEIDANTSIEKIFDELSQSGGFESVNLSDGLEILSEMISDKECLKFVSFVGAVVSTGLRGIIKNMIKNKWFDVVITTCGALDHDIARHFSKYKEGSFTMDDMELADQNIHRLGNILVPMDSYGPLIEEKMQSFLEEEYQNGVKEMTTAEICKMIGKHLGEDSFLFWAYKNNVNVIVPGIMDGAVGSQIWLFSQKHSDFKLNMTGDANLLSGLIFKAEKSGAFMIGGGISKHHTLWWNQYREGLDYAFYITTAQEFDGSLSGALVREAISWGKVTQKAKQATLHAEVTTILPFIYAGLLSKLKID; translated from the coding sequence ATGATAGAACCAGGTCGTCCTGTCAAGGATATAGAAATTGATGCTAACACATCAATTGAAAAAATTTTTGATGAATTGTCTCAATCAGGAGGGTTTGAGTCAGTAAATCTATCTGACGGATTGGAAATTTTATCAGAAATGATTTCTGATAAAGAATGCCTCAAATTTGTATCATTTGTTGGTGCAGTGGTATCTACAGGGCTACGTGGAATTATAAAAAATATGATTAAAAACAAGTGGTTTGATGTTGTAATTACTACATGTGGTGCGCTAGACCATGACATTGCAAGACATTTTTCAAAGTACAAAGAAGGATCCTTTACAATGGATGATATGGAATTAGCTGATCAAAACATTCACAGATTAGGGAATATACTTGTTCCCATGGATAGTTACGGTCCATTAATTGAAGAAAAGATGCAGTCATTTTTAGAAGAAGAATATCAAAATGGAGTTAAAGAGATGACAACTGCAGAAATATGCAAGATGATTGGAAAGCATCTAGGAGAAGATTCATTTCTTTTTTGGGCATACAAAAACAATGTCAATGTAATAGTTCCAGGAATAATGGATGGTGCGGTAGGAAGTCAGATTTGGTTATTCTCGCAAAAACACAGTGATTTTAAACTAAACATGACTGGTGATGCTAATTTATTATCAGGATTAATTTTCAAAGCAGAAAAATCAGGAGCTTTTATGATTGGTGGGGGAATTTCAAAACATCACACATTATGGTGGAATCAGTACAGAGAAGGATTGGATTATGCATTTTACATCACCACGGCACAAGAATTTGATGGAAGTTTGAGTGGTGCTCTAGTAAGAGAAGCAATATCATGGGGTAAAGTCACACAGAAAGCTAAACAAGCAACACTTCATGCAGAAGTTACCACGATATTGCCATTTATTTATGCAGGTTTACTTTCAAAATTAAAAATAGATTAG
- a CDS encoding LysE family transporter yields the protein MEQIFQFALTVIVISASGVMAPGPLFAANVSYGLRGGTKTGLKMAIGHTVVELPLVILLGIGVFSLENFTIGNNFRDLISIFGAIALFVFAFLQIKTIFKKDKSFFSESKRDPIIVGIALSALNPFFIMWWLTIGFKLISDAMLIWAFAGIFILFVLHIWMDFVWLGTVSYLASKSRKIISNKNYKILMVGLSIMLVYFGITYLEDVFSSSTI from the coding sequence ATGGAACAAATATTTCAATTTGCATTAACAGTTATAGTAATTTCTGCTTCGGGAGTAATGGCTCCAGGTCCATTATTTGCAGCAAATGTATCATACGGATTACGTGGAGGAACTAAAACAGGACTCAAAATGGCAATTGGACATACAGTTGTAGAGTTGCCATTAGTAATATTGTTAGGGATAGGAGTATTTTCTTTAGAAAATTTTACCATTGGAAATAATTTTAGAGACTTAATTTCAATTTTTGGAGCAATAGCACTTTTTGTATTTGCATTTCTTCAAATTAAAACAATATTTAAAAAAGATAAATCGTTTTTTTCAGAATCAAAAAGAGACCCCATCATAGTTGGAATTGCACTTAGTGCATTAAATCCATTTTTTATAATGTGGTGGCTTACAATTGGATTCAAATTAATATCAGATGCAATGCTTATTTGGGCATTTGCTGGAATTTTTATTTTGTTTGTTTTACATATTTGGATGGACTTTGTTTGGTTAGGGACAGTTTCATATTTGGCATCTAAAAGTAGAAAAATTATTTCAAATAAAAATTATAAAATATTGATGGTTGGGCTTAGCATAATGTTAGTTTATTTTGGAATCACATACTTAGAAGATGTTTTTTCTTCATCCACAATCTAA
- a CDS encoding chromosome segregation SMC family protein — MVHVKKVEIFGFKSFGFKNTTVQFEPGLVSISGPNGSGKSNILDAIIFAMGENKPKVMRVDKLRSLIHDIEGNRRGPKMARSSVHFDNSDRKIPVDSDIVEITREMDENGENNYYLNKKKTNRSHILDLLDMANAGLGQLNAVQQGTVTRISEFTSEEKRKTIEDLIGLSYFDEKKTEAVKQLDEADRRLEIALAKMGEIKKRIDELEEERNQKLRHDILERELNRYKAISAANKMRIISGQKSLKEDNLKTITAEIAQLDTERDAIRTEISALESEKSKLMAEANDYTQAKASLDAEISSAMEQYEIDNSAISASKKRIEQIDFRIPEIKSELEDVNAARTDIETQIQKIKESIEETNQKKSKINSDLEIVDAQRNKILTEQSEAAAKRSEVDNKIKILVSQLNEAKLKLSKVQHEKDESIIKIKTNTTKFNELEQDIEKLTGYKTQLENMVKNHDASITEIKSRILKLQERKSKINNDMDELGLILEKSSTAATQYESKINTVKGFMHEDYTVAKLKEDAEKLGIEGLVYEMISWDKQYERSVLAVSSDWIKAIVVKDFATLLTIAEVARSKKLPKLKIIPLDAIPKFKLTLPKEKGVLGILADYVECNPAYLALKTFLFGNIVLTETRESAYNVSNLGYKSVTLDGEFFEAKGGTVVIDINSKISKLTKLISMSSDIDGLFQSISLIKKYLQKKKHTLKKLEDSIQSYADRLSISENSLTSTNENYSNLKSRITSAINMKEQLAKRISSLTERNSSIESEISTNESHIESLNQRISIVEENYASGEQERIASELSRINNKKAEIEKLYTTIMNEYRDKSSQLTTLQTQDNREQSQSNRLHDEENSLNLERQELETKISELEIQKESKTEILVKLREKEQELISTSGSSIGQLKEFDDKLKVLSEKDRELTKQINTLERQSDSLNRDLHDLNENESKLQQILSTFGFTKDMETFDVDSIVQGLTAELNSLNALNAKAPETYLEVSYGYRSMSTRKNSLEEERNSIVKFIEDIEKDKRQTFLDAFDKVDKEIRLIFNKMTGGNAWLELQNEDDIFNSGISYLIQFPNKPKRESTSISGGEKTLAAIVFVLALQKLKPSPFYLFDEVDAHLDAPNSERLANILEERSKESQFIMVSLKDSVVQRAKLIYGVFPKNGVSNVVTYKDKRMPSVRTS; from the coding sequence TTGGTTCATGTTAAAAAAGTAGAGATCTTTGGATTCAAGTCATTTGGTTTTAAGAATACCACTGTTCAGTTTGAACCCGGACTTGTATCGATCTCTGGTCCTAACGGTTCTGGTAAAAGTAACATTCTAGATGCCATTATTTTTGCAATGGGTGAAAATAAACCCAAAGTTATGAGAGTTGACAAACTTAGATCATTAATTCATGATATTGAAGGAAATAGGCGGGGACCTAAAATGGCAAGATCTAGTGTTCACTTTGATAATTCTGATAGAAAAATTCCAGTTGATTCGGACATTGTAGAAATTACAAGAGAGATGGATGAAAATGGAGAGAATAACTACTATCTGAATAAAAAGAAAACAAACCGAAGCCATATTTTAGATCTACTTGACATGGCAAATGCTGGATTGGGACAACTAAACGCCGTTCAACAGGGAACCGTAACAAGAATTTCTGAATTTACTTCTGAAGAAAAAAGAAAAACTATTGAAGATTTGATTGGGCTATCTTACTTTGATGAAAAAAAGACAGAAGCTGTAAAACAACTAGATGAAGCAGATAGAAGATTAGAAATCGCACTTGCTAAAATGGGCGAAATTAAAAAACGAATTGATGAGCTAGAAGAAGAAAGAAATCAAAAATTGAGGCATGATATCTTAGAACGTGAACTAAATAGGTACAAAGCAATCTCTGCTGCTAATAAAATGAGGATCATTTCCGGTCAAAAATCCCTCAAAGAAGATAATTTGAAGACCATTACGGCTGAAATCGCCCAATTAGATACCGAACGTGATGCTATTAGAACAGAAATATCTGCTTTAGAATCTGAAAAATCTAAATTAATGGCAGAAGCAAATGATTACACTCAAGCAAAAGCCTCCCTTGATGCAGAAATTAGTTCTGCTATGGAACAATATGAGATAGATAATTCTGCAATTTCAGCTTCAAAGAAACGAATTGAGCAAATCGATTTTAGAATTCCTGAAATAAAATCTGAATTAGAAGATGTCAATGCAGCAAGAACAGACATTGAAACACAAATTCAAAAAATCAAAGAATCGATTGAAGAAACTAACCAAAAGAAAAGTAAAATCAATTCTGATTTAGAAATTGTAGATGCACAAAGAAATAAAATTTTAACTGAACAATCAGAAGCAGCTGCTAAAAGATCTGAAGTTGATAATAAAATCAAAATACTTGTTTCACAATTAAATGAAGCAAAATTAAAACTCTCAAAAGTTCAACATGAAAAAGATGAGTCTATAATTAAAATAAAAACAAACACTACAAAATTTAATGAATTAGAACAAGATATTGAAAAACTAACTGGTTACAAAACTCAGTTAGAGAATATGGTGAAAAATCATGATGCATCAATTACTGAAATAAAATCTAGGATTTTAAAGTTACAAGAAAGAAAATCCAAAATTAACAATGACATGGATGAATTGGGATTGATACTGGAAAAATCTAGTACTGCTGCAACTCAATATGAATCAAAAATAAATACTGTGAAAGGTTTCATGCATGAGGATTACACTGTTGCTAAATTAAAAGAAGATGCAGAAAAACTTGGCATAGAAGGATTAGTTTATGAAATGATATCTTGGGATAAACAATACGAACGTTCTGTTCTTGCTGTAAGTTCTGATTGGATTAAAGCGATTGTTGTAAAAGATTTTGCAACATTACTTACTATAGCAGAAGTCGCAAGAAGCAAAAAACTTCCTAAACTAAAGATCATTCCATTAGATGCTATTCCAAAGTTTAAACTAACATTGCCAAAAGAAAAAGGTGTTCTGGGAATTCTGGCAGATTATGTGGAATGCAATCCTGCATATTTGGCACTCAAGACGTTCCTATTTGGGAACATTGTGCTAACTGAGACGCGTGAATCTGCATATAATGTATCGAATTTAGGCTACAAATCTGTGACTCTTGATGGTGAATTTTTTGAAGCCAAAGGCGGTACTGTCGTCATTGATATTAATTCAAAGATTTCAAAACTCACAAAATTAATCTCAATGAGTAGCGATATTGATGGACTATTTCAATCGATTAGTTTGATAAAAAAATACCTTCAAAAGAAAAAACACACATTAAAAAAACTTGAAGATTCCATCCAATCTTATGCAGATCGACTATCTATTTCTGAAAATTCACTTACATCCACAAATGAAAATTACTCTAATTTGAAATCAAGAATAACATCCGCAATAAATATGAAAGAACAACTTGCAAAAAGAATCTCTTCCTTAACCGAAAGAAACTCTTCTATAGAATCTGAAATATCCACAAATGAATCTCATATAGAATCCCTAAATCAAAGAATTTCTATAGTTGAGGAAAATTATGCTAGTGGAGAACAAGAACGTATTGCTAGCGAATTGTCTAGAATCAATAATAAGAAAGCAGAGATTGAAAAACTCTACACTACAATAATGAATGAATATAGAGACAAATCATCACAATTAACTACATTACAAACACAAGATAACCGAGAACAATCTCAATCCAATAGACTCCATGATGAGGAAAACTCATTGAATCTTGAACGCCAAGAATTAGAAACTAAGATCAGCGAATTAGAAATTCAAAAGGAATCCAAAACTGAAATTCTTGTAAAGCTAAGAGAAAAAGAACAAGAACTAATATCCACATCTGGTTCTTCCATAGGACAACTCAAAGAATTTGATGATAAACTCAAAGTTTTATCTGAAAAGGACAGAGAACTTACTAAGCAAATCAATACCCTAGAGCGTCAATCTGATTCTCTAAATCGTGATTTACATGATCTTAATGAAAATGAATCTAAATTGCAACAAATTCTTTCCACATTTGGATTCACAAAAGACATGGAGACATTTGATGTTGACTCTATCGTACAAGGATTAACTGCTGAATTGAACTCCCTTAACGCATTAAATGCAAAAGCACCAGAAACCTACCTTGAGGTTTCATATGGATACCGTTCCATGTCTACTCGAAAGAATTCTCTTGAAGAAGAAAGAAACTCCATTGTTAAATTTATTGAAGATATTGAAAAAGACAAGCGTCAAACATTCTTAGATGCATTTGATAAAGTCGATAAAGAAATTAGATTAATTTTTAACAAAATGACTGGCGGTAATGCATGGTTAGAATTACAAAACGAAGATGATATATTTAATTCTGGAATTTCTTATCTAATTCAATTCCCAAACAAACCAAAAAGAGAATCTACATCTATCAGTGGCGGTGAAAAAACATTAGCTGCAATCGTATTTGTTCTTGCATTACAAAAACTAAAACCATCACCATTCTATCTCTTTGATGAAGTTGATGCTCATCTTGACGCACCCAACTCTGAAAGATTGGCAAATATTTTAGAAGAACGTTCCAAAGAGAGTCAATTCATTATGGTGTCTCTAAAAGATTCAGTGGTACAACGTGCAAAACTAATCTATGGAGTTTTTCCAAAAAATGGGGTTTCAAATGTTGTCACATACAAAGATAAACGCATGCCTTCTGTTCGAACTTCCTAA
- the dinB gene encoding DNA polymerase IV, translating to MESRVIFHIDFDYFFAQCEEIRNPELKSKPVCVCVYSDRGGDSGAIATANYTARKYGVKSGMPIAFAKKRLEERNDAVFLPVDFDYYIEISDKAMQVMKDFADIFEYVGKDEAYLDVTKRIDSNFDKAMHLAQQIKNSIRDKVKLSCSIGISPNKLISKIASDYKKPDGLTVVPPNKIEVFLDALPIRTIPGIGKKTEQKFSEMKLETIEDLKKLDVFTLHKEFGRKSGTYIYNAVRGTDYEPVKEREPSIQFSKITTLKKDSKDYDFLLENLIELCKEVHDVVIKNNKTFKSIGIHFVQSDLSNKSKSRMLRNPTSNYEELQKNAVQLLKEALENQTITIRRLGVKVAELSEIQGQRDITSFF from the coding sequence TTGGAATCAAGAGTGATTTTCCACATAGATTTTGATTATTTTTTTGCACAATGTGAAGAAATTAGAAATCCAGAATTAAAATCAAAACCAGTATGTGTTTGTGTGTATTCTGATAGAGGAGGAGATAGTGGAGCAATTGCTACAGCAAATTATACTGCTAGAAAGTACGGTGTTAAATCAGGAATGCCAATTGCTTTTGCCAAAAAAAGACTAGAAGAAAGAAACGATGCGGTGTTTTTGCCAGTAGATTTTGATTACTATATTGAAATTTCGGATAAAGCTATGCAGGTCATGAAAGACTTTGCAGATATTTTTGAATATGTTGGAAAAGATGAGGCTTACTTGGATGTTACAAAAAGAATTGACAGTAATTTTGATAAAGCTATGCATTTAGCACAGCAAATAAAAAATTCTATCAGAGACAAAGTAAAACTTAGTTGTTCAATTGGAATTTCTCCAAATAAATTAATTTCAAAAATTGCTTCAGATTATAAAAAACCAGACGGTCTCACAGTTGTACCACCAAACAAGATTGAAGTTTTTTTAGATGCATTACCAATTAGAACTATTCCTGGAATTGGAAAGAAAACAGAACAGAAGTTTTCAGAAATGAAATTAGAGACTATCGAGGATTTAAAAAAGTTGGATGTTTTTACTCTGCATAAGGAATTTGGTAGAAAAAGTGGCACCTATATTTACAATGCAGTCAGAGGAACAGATTACGAACCAGTAAAGGAGAGAGAACCAAGTATTCAATTTAGCAAAATTACTACACTAAAAAAAGATTCAAAAGACTATGATTTTCTACTAGAAAATTTAATTGAGTTATGTAAGGAAGTTCATGATGTTGTTATTAAAAATAATAAAACTTTCAAATCAATAGGAATTCATTTTGTTCAATCAGATTTATCAAATAAATCAAAATCAAGAATGCTTAGAAATCCTACTTCCAATTATGAGGAATTGCAAAAAAATGCAGTCCAGTTACTAAAAGAAGCATTAGAAAATCAAACCATTACAATCAGAAGATTAGGAGTAAAAGTGGCCGAACTTTCAGAAATTCAAGGTCAAAGAGATATTACAAGTTTTTTCTAA
- a CDS encoding oligopeptide/dipeptide ABC transporter ATP-binding protein has protein sequence MSELLKVEHLKKYFIKKGIFGSKTTTVKAVDDITFSLYKGEVFVLAGESGSGKSTIAKLILKSIQPDSGKIIFENQEIDNDEKNLKKIRMNCQMIHQDPYDSINPRMKIGDIIAEPLEIHNLGNKDERLQRVREVLQEVKLEPSDEIIKKYPHMLSGGQRQRVVLARALSVKPKIIIADEPVSMLDMSIRAEMLELMHDLQKKYQISFIYITHDLATARYFGQRIAILYLGKIVEIGPINNVLLKPRHPYTQALIDAISEPDPSNLHKEKKIRINEPIEIDVYQGCRFRSRCPYLMDKCKVEPKLERIADGHFCACYAELD, from the coding sequence ATGAGTGAATTACTCAAAGTAGAGCATTTAAAAAAATATTTTATCAAGAAAGGAATTTTTGGTTCAAAAACTACTACTGTCAAGGCAGTAGATGACATTACATTTTCACTTTATAAAGGAGAAGTGTTTGTTTTGGCCGGAGAGTCAGGTTCAGGCAAATCAACCATTGCCAAATTAATTTTAAAATCAATTCAACCAGATTCTGGTAAAATAATTTTTGAGAATCAAGAGATAGATAATGATGAAAAAAATCTTAAAAAAATTAGAATGAATTGTCAAATGATACATCAAGATCCTTATGATTCTATTAATCCTAGAATGAAAATTGGGGATATCATAGCAGAACCGCTTGAAATTCACAATTTAGGAAATAAAGATGAAAGGTTGCAAAGAGTAAGAGAGGTATTGCAGGAAGTAAAATTAGAACCTTCAGATGAGATTATCAAAAAATATCCGCATATGTTATCAGGAGGGCAAAGACAGAGAGTAGTTTTAGCAAGGGCTCTATCAGTAAAACCAAAAATAATCATTGCCGATGAGCCTGTCTCAATGCTTGATATGTCAATAAGAGCAGAGATGCTTGAATTAATGCACGATTTACAGAAAAAATATCAGATATCATTTATCTACATCACGCATGATTTGGCAACTGCAAGATATTTTGGACAAAGAATTGCCATTTTGTATCTTGGAAAAATTGTAGAGATAGGACCAATCAACAACGTGTTATTGAAACCAAGGCATCCTTATACACAGGCATTAATTGACGCAATTTCAGAACCTGATCCATCTAATCTTCACAAAGAAAAAAAAATTAGAATTAACGAACCAATTGAAATTGATGTGTATCAAGGATGCAGGTTTAGATCAAGATGCCCTTATCTTATGGACAAATGTAAAGTGGAACCAAAATTAGAAAGAATTGCCGACGGACATTTTTGTGCATGTTATGCAGAATTAGATTAG
- a CDS encoding inositol-3-phosphate synthase yields the protein MVDRIKVGLVGIGNCFSGLIQGIEYYRQNPSQQVIGIIHEKLAGYGIHDIDFVCGFDVGENKVGKPLMEAIYEYPNMVDWVPKETMPKTDAKVYESPVLDGVGLWVENRVKPIQSTKTTEEIAEEVKKVLKDTGAEILVSYLPVGSDKVTEFWAQICLDTNTAFVNCIPSFIASDEKWAKKFEEKNIPCIGDDIKGQVGATIVHRTLAKLCNDRGTKIEKTYQINVGGNTDFLNMKEQDRLVSKKISKTESVQSQLDERLDDDQIYVGPSDFIPFLGNTKLMFMRIEGRQWANIPYNMEVRLEVDDKANSAGIVIDAVRLAKIALDRGVGGPIKPASAYLMKHPIEQTSDVAAKIACEKFVAGE from the coding sequence ATGGTAGACCGAATTAAAGTTGGGTTGGTAGGGATTGGAAATTGTTTTTCTGGTTTGATTCAAGGAATTGAATACTATAGACAAAATCCTTCTCAACAAGTTATTGGAATTATTCATGAAAAATTAGCTGGTTATGGAATTCATGACATTGATTTTGTTTGTGGATTTGATGTTGGCGAAAATAAAGTCGGTAAGCCGCTAATGGAAGCAATCTATGAATATCCAAACATGGTTGATTGGGTTCCTAAAGAAACAATGCCAAAAACTGATGCCAAAGTCTATGAAAGCCCTGTGTTAGATGGGGTAGGGCTGTGGGTTGAAAATAGAGTCAAGCCTATTCAAAGTACTAAAACAACAGAAGAAATCGCTGAAGAAGTTAAAAAAGTTCTAAAAGATACTGGTGCTGAAATTCTTGTATCTTATTTACCTGTAGGCTCTGATAAAGTTACAGAGTTTTGGGCTCAAATTTGTCTTGATACTAATACTGCATTTGTAAACTGTATTCCTTCCTTTATTGCATCTGATGAAAAATGGGCAAAGAAATTTGAAGAAAAAAATATTCCTTGTATAGGTGATGATATTAAAGGACAAGTAGGAGCTACAATTGTTCATAGAACCTTAGCAAAATTATGTAACGATAGAGGTACAAAAATTGAAAAAACTTACCAAATCAACGTTGGTGGTAATACTGACTTTCTAAATATGAAAGAACAAGATAGATTGGTTTCAAAGAAAATTTCTAAAACGGAAAGTGTTCAAAGTCAACTTGATGAGAGACTTGATGATGATCAAATCTATGTCGGCCCTTCTGATTTTATTCCATTTTTAGGAAATACAAAACTCATGTTCATGAGAATAGAAGGTCGTCAATGGGCAAACATTCCATATAACATGGAAGTTCGTTTGGAGGTTGACGATAAAGCAAACTCTGCTGGCATTGTAATTGATGCTGTACGATTAGCAAAAATTGCCCTTGATAGGGGAGTGGGCGGTCCAATAAAACCAGCTAGTGCTTATTTGATGAAACATCCAATAGAGCAAACATCTGATGTTGCTGCAAAAATTGCTTGCGAAAAATTTGTTGCTGGCGAATAA